A genomic segment from Geminocystis sp. M7585_C2015_104 encodes:
- a CDS encoding phenylalanine--tRNA ligase subunit beta, which yields MRISLNWLREFVEVKLSAEELAKTLTIAGFEVEDIEDRRTWADGVVVGKVLECKKHPNADKLSVCRVDIGEKSVYQIVCGASNVRENILVAVAKPGSYLPKVDLKIKPTKLRGVESNGMICSLAELGLEKESEGIHILEGDYRVGEDIRPILGLDDVILEVTATANRADALSVVGVAREVAALTGGKLTLPHIEETINPIYSDKVAIRVEDTSACPAYIATIIEKVKIAPSPDWLQRRLQAAGIRPINNVVDATNYILLEWGQPLHAFDKDKLHTIAKSDSLTVGVRFAKEGETLTTLDSQERKLTPQNLLITINNQPVALAGVMGGEDSEVDENTQNILLEAALFEPVVVRRSAKIQGIRTESSTRYERGVNQVELEKALNRAISLINQLAGGKVTSQIIADNRSYSTPVIELRLQRLHQVLGKVRKGDSLIDIPPEDVVRILEDLGCQLEVKKESPLVWQVRIPPYRYRDLEREIDLIEEVARLYGYDNFHDTLPTQATVGYLPLNYQIQRQIRASLRGLGLTELMHYSLVNAKVAGIKIANPLFVEYSGLRSNLIDGLIDAFEYNLSQGNGCLNGFEIGRIFWLENGEKREADALGGIFGGDLYTEGIWVRSGKPQPMTWYEAKGILDSFFDSLKLPITYQAESDDCRLHPGRTASLWLNGNRIGVFGQLHPRLRQQKDLPDSVYVFELQLEPIVGFLEQKHIQTPVFKPYSTYPAVERDIAFFISTEIPVAEIVSVMRKAGGRLLADVRLFDEYKGENVEEGKRSLAFTLTYRSPDGTLKDSDVEPIHDKIRQTLGQHFDIILRS from the coding sequence ATGCGTATTTCTCTAAACTGGCTGAGAGAATTTGTGGAGGTAAAACTGTCGGCAGAGGAATTAGCCAAGACTTTAACCATTGCCGGGTTTGAGGTGGAAGACATTGAGGATAGACGCACCTGGGCTGATGGGGTGGTGGTGGGGAAGGTATTGGAGTGTAAAAAACACCCTAATGCTGATAAACTAAGTGTGTGTAGGGTAGACATTGGGGAAAAGTCCGTTTATCAAATTGTTTGTGGTGCGTCTAATGTAAGAGAGAATATACTTGTTGCCGTTGCCAAGCCGGGGAGTTATTTGCCTAAGGTAGATTTAAAAATTAAACCCACTAAGTTGAGGGGGGTTGAAAGCAATGGTATGATTTGTTCATTGGCAGAGTTAGGTTTAGAAAAGGAGAGTGAGGGAATACATATCCTGGAGGGGGATTATAGGGTGGGGGAAGATATTCGCCCCATTTTGGGTTTAGACGATGTTATCCTAGAGGTAACTGCCACTGCCAATCGCGCGGATGCTTTAAGTGTAGTGGGGGTAGCCAGGGAGGTGGCTGCCTTGACGGGGGGAAAACTCACCCTGCCACACATTGAGGAGACAATCAACCCCATTTACTCTGACAAGGTTGCCATAAGGGTTGAGGATACTTCCGCCTGTCCGGCATATATTGCCACAATCATCGAGAAAGTTAAAATCGCGCCTTCTCCTGACTGGCTACAAAGACGTTTGCAAGCGGCAGGAATACGCCCCATAAATAATGTGGTTGATGCCACTAATTATATTCTCCTAGAATGGGGGCAACCCTTACATGCCTTTGACAAAGATAAGCTACATACCATCGCCAAAAGTGACAGTCTAACAGTGGGTGTGCGTTTTGCCAAAGAGGGGGAGACTCTGACAACTCTAGACAGTCAAGAAAGAAAATTAACCCCTCAAAATTTGCTTATTACTATCAACAATCAGCCAGTAGCCTTAGCCGGCGTCATGGGTGGCGAAGATAGCGAAGTTGACGAGAATACTCAGAATATCTTACTAGAGGCTGCCCTTTTTGAACCAGTTGTAGTTCGTCGTAGTGCAAAAATTCAGGGAATTCGCACGGAATCTTCTACTCGTTACGAGAGGGGAGTAAACCAGGTAGAGTTGGAGAAGGCTTTAAATAGGGCAATTTCCCTTATCAACCAACTGGCAGGTGGCAAGGTTACCAGTCAGATTATAGCCGACAATCGCTCTTATTCTACCCCTGTTATTGAATTAAGACTCCAGCGTCTGCATCAGGTATTAGGGAAGGTGAGAAAAGGGGATAGCCTCATAGACATTCCCCCCGAAGATGTGGTTAGAATTCTAGAAGACTTAGGTTGTCAACTGGAGGTAAAAAAAGAGTCTCCTTTGGTATGGCAGGTAAGAATCCCCCCTTACCGTTATAGAGACTTAGAGAGGGAGATAGACTTGATTGAGGAGGTAGCTAGACTTTATGGTTATGACAATTTCCATGACACTCTCCCCACCCAGGCTACTGTAGGCTATCTTCCCCTCAATTATCAGATACAAAGGCAAATTAGGGCTTCTTTGAGAGGGTTAGGGTTAACCGAGTTGATGCATTACTCCCTAGTAAACGCCAAGGTAGCGGGGATTAAAATTGCCAATCCCCTGTTTGTAGAATATTCTGGTTTAAGGAGTAATCTGATTGACGGTTTGATAGACGCCTTTGAATATAATCTCAGTCAGGGTAATGGTTGTTTAAATGGTTTTGAAATAGGTAGAATCTTCTGGTTAGAAAATGGGGAGAAACGAGAAGCCGACGCCTTGGGGGGGATATTTGGGGGTGACTTGTATACCGAAGGCATTTGGGTAAGAAGTGGTAAACCTCAACCCATGACGTGGTATGAGGCTAAGGGAATCCTTGACAGTTTCTTCGACTCTCTGAAGTTGCCAATCACCTACCAGGCAGAATCTGATGACTGTCGTCTTCATCCGGGACGCACTGCCAGTTTATGGTTAAATGGGAATAGAATTGGTGTATTTGGGCAACTCCATCCCCGTTTGCGGCAACAAAAAGACTTACCCGACAGTGTTTACGTATTTGAGTTACAATTGGAACCCATAGTCGGCTTTTTAGAACAAAAACACATACAAACGCCTGTCTTTAAACCCTATTCCACCTATCCGGCAGTAGAAAGAGATATAGCCTTTTTCATCTCCACAGAGATACCCGTGGCAGAAATAGTCTCGGTGATGCGAAAAGCCGGTGGCAGGTTATTAGCTGATGTAAGGTTGTTTGACGAGTATAAAGGGGAGAATGTGGAAGAAGGGAAAAGGAGTTTAGCCTTTACTCTTACTTATCGCTCTCCCGATGGTACACTAAAAGACAGTGATGTGGAGCCAATTCATGATAAAATCCGTCAAACTCTTGGCCAGCATTTTGATATTATCCTCCGCAGTTGA